The following coding sequences lie in one Miscanthus floridulus cultivar M001 chromosome 9, ASM1932011v1, whole genome shotgun sequence genomic window:
- the LOC136480649 gene encoding uncharacterized mitochondrial protein AtMg00810-like: protein MAARFRMSDLGALSYYLGIKVKQGKEALLLGQSTYASKLLEWSGMAECKPCLTPMEERLKLTKASTMAKVDATLYRSIIGDLCYLVHMRPDIAFVVGYISRFIEDHWAAVKRLLRYVTVDQVIVFPKTSGSGMRLTVFSDVDMAGDIDGQWSTSGVLVFLGSAPI, encoded by the coding sequence atggctgctcgttttcgaatgagcgatctcggcgctctctcctactacctcggcatcaagGTGAAGCAGGGAAAGGAGGCGCTATTGCTCGGTCAGAGCACatacgcctcgaagctgttggagtggagcggcatggctgagtgcaagccatgcttgactccgatggaggagcggctaaagctgacaaaggccagcaccatggcgaaggtagatgcaacactctaccggagcatcatcggtGATCTGTGCTACCTAGTTCACATgaggccagacattgcgttcgtcgtgggctacaTCAGCCGCTTcatagaggatcactgggctgcagtGAAGCGGTTGCTGCGCTACGTCACGGTGGATCaggtgatcgtcttccccaagaccagcGGGAGTGGGATGcggctcactgtgttcagcgatgtagacatggcgggggacatcgacggacagtggagcacctctggcgtgctcgtcttccttgggtcggctccaatctaA